The Caldisericum exile AZM16c01 region TTGAATTCCTGGAATTCCAGCAACATTTGCAATTTCATGTGGGTCAACTATTGCAGTGGTTGTCCCAAGTGGCACAACAGCCTTTGCAAACTCTGTTGGTATAAGCATGGTGCTTTCAATATGCATATGAGAATCAATAAAAGAAGGGGAAACAAAAGCACCATCAACATCAAAAACGGTGTTAGCCTCATCGTATCCACCTATACCGGCAATTACTCCTTCAGCGATTGCAACATTTCCTTCAACAATTGTTTCGTTAAATACATTCACTATTTTTGCATTCTTAATTAGTATATCTGCCGCTTTCCTTCTCCTTGCAACATCAATAATATTTGAAAGTTTTCTTCTATCAAGTTCCATGACTAAAACCGCCTCCAGAAATTCTTTGCAATTTCTTGTGATTTTCTTGATACCTCAATCTCGTCAATGTGTGTAAGTTTTTGGTCTTTTACCAATAACCTACCATGAACGAAAACGTCTCTTACAGAGTTTTCCCTAATGCCGAAAATAAGATGGAAGAAGAAATTGTCTTCATTTAGCGGAGTTGGAGGATTGTAGTCAAGCACAACAAGATCCGCATATGCTCCTTCTTTTATGACACCCACAATTTTATTAAAGAAACGATTTGCAACCGAAGCATTATTTTCAAACAGCATTCTTCTTGCAAGATCACTTCCTACTCTCGGGTCTTTATAGTGAAGTTTAGGCAATATATACGCAACTTTTACTGATTCTATCATTGAAGGCGTGTAACCATCAGTTCCAAGTCCTATTAAAATACCTTTCCTATCCATTTCAAGAATTGGAGCAACACCTACTCCATTGTTCATATTAGACTCTGGATTATGAATAACAGTTGTATGAGTTTCATTTAAAATATCAATTTCAACATCATTTATATTAATACAGTGAATTGCGAGTGTATCTTTTTTAAGTATTCCGAAATCTTTCAATCTTTCTACGGTTCTCTTATTTGAAACTTTTAAGGCGCTTTCTACATCTTCAATACCTTCCGCAACATGAATATGAAACCCAACATTTAGAGAGTTTGCTATACTTGAGACTCTCTCAAGTGTTTCATCTGAAAGCGTAAAGGAAGCGTGTAATCCAAAAAGCGCATTGAAGAAATCTCTATCTTTTTCCTTTTTAATGTATCTTTCATTTTCCCTTATTGACTGCTCAGATAATTCTTTACCCCATCGATCTGAGGTTTCGAATGCAAGCACTCCTCTTATACCGACATCTCTTAAAGCATTTTCTACAATATCAAGAGAACCATCTATAAGTCCAAATGAGGCATGATGGTCAATAATAGTGGTCGTGCCAGATTTCAGTCCTTCAATTGCAGGCATTAAAGCACTATAATAGATTTCCTCTTCAGAAATTAGGAGTTTATCAAGTTTCCACCAAATCTGCTCAAGAATTTCTTTAAATGAATAGGGACTCGCTCCGCCAAATCCGAAACCTCGTGCAAAAGTGCTATAAAGGTGCATGTGAGTGTTTATAAAACCTGGAATTACATATCTATTTTCAAGGTCGTATAGTTCTGCATCTTTATACTTAGAAGTGATCTGCTGGGTTGTTCCCACATCGAAAATTACACCATCGTCAATTGCGATAGCACCATTTTCAATATATGGTCGGTCTTTGTCTAAAGTTATAATTTTTCCGTTGTAAAGAACCTTCATTTAATCCTCCTCCTTATATGATTTCTATGTGATAGTCCTCAAGTACTACTCTTGGCTCACTTTTAATAAATTCCACTACCTTTGATAGTGTGCTAAAAAGATGTGACCTTTCCGTGTTTACACTAACAACTGTTATATAAACATCCTTCCAGGAGTCAACACTTTCTTCTGCAATAGATACGTTAAAATTGTTACGTAATTTTTTAAATAGGCTTTGAGTTACTTGCCTTTTATCTTTAAGTGAAAAAGAATCAGGAACTACAAACTTAATATTACAAATACCAACCTGCATTAGAAATAGGCAGATTCTGTCTCTTTATCAAAAACGTGAATGTTTCTTAGATCAACATATAACTCAACAATATCGCCCATCGTATAGTCTGCGTTTGCAGATGCACGTGCGATTGCAAGAGTACCATTCAATTTAAAGTGTAAGAAAGTTTCAGATCCCATAAGTTCAACAAAATCAATTGGTGCCTTTAAATGTTCAACAAAAGGTTTCATATTCTCGAGCAATTCCTCCTTGGGGAAAATATCTTTTGGTCTTATTCCAAGGATAACTTCACGTCTTCTTAGATTTGCAGATTCCAATAGTTTTGCATGATCTTTTAAGAGTTTAAGTTTAAAATCAGAACCTTTTAATATAAGGTCTTCGCCCTCTTTTTCGACAGTTACGTTAAAGAAATTCATAGGAGGTGTGCCTACAAACCCTGCAACAAATTTGTTTGCTGGCTTATCGAAAACTTCCTTAGGTGTCCCTATCTGTTGCACTTTTCCTTTATTCATTACTACAACTCTGTCGCCGAGAGTCATTGCCTCAACTTGGTCGTGCGTCACATAAATTGTCGTAACACCAAGTCTCTCATGTAACTTGATAAGTTCACCCCTTGTTTGCACTCTGAGTTTTGCATCCAGGTTTGAAAGAGGCTCGTCCATAAGGTAAACTTTTGGGTCTCTTACAATCGCTCGGGCAAGTGCAACCCTCTGTCTCTGACCACCTGAAAGTTCCTTAGGTTTTCTTTCAAGAAGATTCTCAAGACCTAACATTTGTGCAACTTCTTTTACTTTTTTGTCAATTACATCTCTTGGAACTCTCCTCAATTCAAGTCCAAAAGATATATTTCTATACACGTTCATATGAGGATAAAGAGCATAATTTTGGAAAACCATTGCAATGTCACGATCCTTCGGTGGAATATCATTGACTAATTTACCTCCTATATAGACTTCTCCGGACGTAACTTCCTCAAGTCCTGCAACAATTCTAAGTGTGGTTGTTTTTCCACATCCCGAAGGTCCAAGTAGCACTAAGAATTCTCCATCTTTTACATCAATGTTTACATTGTCAACTGCGACTACGTTGCCAAATTTTTTTGTAACGTTAACCAATTTTACGTCAGCCATTGTTTCACCTCTCCTATTTTTTACATTTTGTAATAAATGCAATGTTATGTATACTATTATAGTATATTTTTATTAAAAATACAAAATAAATTGAGGTTAAAAATGCAAAATAAACTATTTTTATGGCTTCACATGCACCAACCAGATTATTTAGATTCCTTAACAGGAAAAATTATTCTACCTTGGGTTAGAAGACATGCACTTAATGGCTATTATTCTGTTCCATCAATGCTTCTAAAAAGTGAGTTTAAGGCAAACATTAATTTTTCAGGAATTCTTATAGAGCAAATAAAACAATACCAAGATGGCGAGAAAGACGTTTACCAAGTTTATGAAGATGCAGAACCTGAAAGTTTAAGTGAAAGTGAAATAAATTTTATATTCAGGAGATTTAAAACACCTTATTCTTTTAAAAACAAGCGTTTCGATTACTTAAAAGAAAAATTTTCTAAAGGAGAAAAATTATCATCCCAAGAAATTCTTGATTTTCAAGTTATTTTTAAGTTATCTGCTTTCGCTCAAATTGATGAGGAAATAATCGAATTGAGGAATAAAGGTATGAATTTTACAAAACAAGATAAAGAAGTTCTTATCAATCTTGAAAAGAAGATTATACATAGCCTTTTCGATATTTACAAGGAATTAATTAAAAGAAACCAAATTGAAATAACGGTTACACCATATTATCATCCAATAATTCCGCTTCTTCTTGACTTAAATTCTGCAGTTAAAAGCAAAAAAGATGCAAAAATCCCTAATTTGCAATCAAATTTATATGAAGATGCAAAAATACACATAGACAAGGCTCTAAGTATAGGTTTTGACACCTTTAACATACAAATTAATGGAATGTGGCCTGCAGAGGGAAGTATATCTGAAGAAACAGTCATCTTATTTAAAAACTCAAAAATTAAATGGATCGGAAGTGACGAAACCCTTGTAAGATCACTTGGTTTAGGACAGGGGGTTTACAACTATAAAGATGTTACCTTATTCCTGAGAAATCATTCTGTTTCTGATAAAATTGGCTTTATGTACAATAAAATGAAACCTAGCGATGCAGTAGCCGACCTGAAACATGAACTTGAAAAAAACGGTAATCTTATCCTTATCCTTGATGGAGAAAATCCATGGGAGTATTTTGAAAATTATGGTGCAAACTTCATGGAAGAATTATTTAAATCCTTCAGTGGAAAGGAAACTCTTCTTGGAAGTGAAGCAGAACCAATAAAAGAAATTAATTATTTTGTACCTGGCTCTTGGATAAACGGACATTTTGACACATGGATTGGAGATGAAGAAACTAATACTGCTTGGACTTACCTAATTGAGACACGCAAATTCGTCAACAATGATACCGCAAAAGAATTCATTTTGAAAGCACAAGCAAGTGATCACTTCTGGTGGTACAGTGATTTTCACAAGAATGAAATTAACTTTGATTTTGATTATCTTTTTAGAGGACATTTAATTAAAGCACTTTTGGAAAATAAAATCGATGTCAAACCATATTTGTATTACCCAATTAAAAGTTTCCCATAAGGAGGTTTAAATGCCAGAACTAAGAAGAGATCCAACAACAGGAAAATGGGTTATTATCGCTACAGAAAGAGCATTAAGACCAACTGATTTTAAAAGCGAAGAAGAGGTTTTAAAAGGTCCTGAAAACTGTCCATTTTGTGTCGGACATGAATCAATGACCCCCCCTGAAATTACTGCAATAAGAGAAGATGGATCATTTCCAAATGGTCCAGGGTGGGATGTACGTGTAGTACCAAACAAGTTTCCGGCATTAAAGGTGGAAGGAGAACTAAATCGTCATGGAAAAGGCATCTACGATGTTATGAATGGTATAGGAGCCCATGAAGTGATTATTGAATCAGGCGATCATTATAAATCTCTTGAATCTCTTCCACTTGACCAAGTTGAAAAAGTAATTTGGATGTTTAGAGAAAGGATGCTTGATTTAAGAAAGGACGTAAGACTTAAATATATTCTCGTCTTTAAGAACAAAGGAAGAAGGGCAGGCGCATCATTAGAGCACCCGCATTGTCAGTTAATTGCAACGCCTGTTTTACCAGATGTTGTCAAGCTTGAACTTGATATGGCCTTAAGATACTACCAGTATAAGGAAAGATGTATTTACTGCGATATCGTTCAGCAAGAACTTGAAGAGAAGGAAAGACTGATTGACGAAAATGAAAAGTTTATTTCAATTGTTCCATTTGCAGCAGCCGTTCCTTTTGAAATAATGATTCTTCCAAAAGAACACATTTCAGACTTTGGACAGATAAAAGCAAATGAAATTATAAAACTTGCAGAAATTCTTCAGAATTCTTTGAAAATGCTTGAAAAAGCAGTACCAAATGTTCCCTATAATTTCTATATTCACACATCACCCCTTGATAATCTGAATATCTCATACTACCACTTCCATATCCACATAGTCCCGAGGCTTACACAACTTGCTGGGTTTGAATGGGGATCAGGTTTTTATATTAATCCAATGATTCCAGAACAGGCAGCACAATTCTTAAGAAATGCTAAGGAGGAAAAACAGGCATGAATATAGGAATAGTTTCAAGCGAAGCAGTGCCATTTTCGAAAACAGGAGGACTTGCAGATGTTGCAGGAGCATTGTTTAAAGTGCTTTCAAGTATGGGAGAAACAGTTTACCTGTTTACTCCTTACTATAAGAAAACTAAAGAACTATTCAAACAATTTGAAAAAAGAATTCCATTCAAAGTTAAAATTTATGGAAAAGATGTTGAAGGGATTGCAAATGTAGTTGAATTTTACAAAAACGGAATCGCTGTCTTAATAGAACAGAACGAGTATTTTAACAGAGATAGTCTATACGGGGAAAAAGGGGTAGATTATCCCGATAATCCTTTAAGATTCGGATTTTTTGATAAGGCTGTTCTTGAAACTTTAAAGGTTTTAAACCTCAAAGTAGATGTGCTACATCTAAACGACTGGCAAACAGGACTTATTTCTCTTTTTGTTAAGGATAAACAACTACCATATAAAACCCTTTATACAATTCACAACCTTGCATATCAAGGAAATTTTGACTATGACTTTTTAAAGTTATTAGAAATTGATGAAAAATATTACTCAATTGATGGCGTTGAATTTTATGGAAAAGTGAGTTTCATGAAGGCAGGCATTGTATACTCTGATAAAATAAGCACTGTAAGTCCGACCTATGCAAAGGAAATTCTTACTGAGGAGTTTGGTGAAAGAATGGAAGGAATTTTAAAATCGAGAAAAAACAATCTTATAGGAATACTAAACGGTATTGATTACGAAATTTGGAATCCGCAAACAGACACACTAATTTATAAAAAGTTTGATTTAGACAATTTACAGGGTAAAAGAGAAAACAAAATTGAGTTCGTAAAAGAACTTGGGTTAAAAAGTATAGATGCACCACTTCTTGGAATGGTATCAAGAATTGCATCACAAAAGGGTTTAGATATACTTTCAGAGTCTCTAAAAGAGATTTTGAAAGAAGATGCAAATGTAGTAATTCTTGGAACTGGGGAAAAACCTCTTGAAGAAAAATTAAAGGCACTTTCAGACCTTTATCCAGAAAAATTCAAATTATTTTTAACGTTTGACGAAGCGCTTGCTCATAAGATATATGCTTCATCTGACTTCTTCCTCATGCCTTCAAAATATGAACCTTGCGGGTTAGGGCAGATGATTGCATTAAGATATGGAACACTTCCAATCGTCCATGAAGTGGGTGGATTAAAGGATACAGTTGATAACTATTCAGATATAACACAATGTGGAAATGGTTTTTCTTTCGAAGAATATTCAAGCGATGAGTTAACTTCAGCAATAAACAGAGCGCTTTCTATTTTCAAAAACAAAGATTTAATGTTAAAATTAATTAGGATTGGCATGAGCTGTAACTTTTCATGGGAACAATCAGCAATGAAATATTTAGAGATTTATAAGGAGCTATTAAATGCCAATTAAATTTGGTACATCAGGCTGGAGAGGAATAATTGCAGACGACTTTACTTTTGAAAATGTTAGGCTTGCTTCAGCGGGTATAGCCTACTACCTTAAGGAAATTGGTGCAAGATCAATTATTGTAGGATACGATACACGTTTCATGTCTGAGGATTTTGCAAAAACTTCAGCATCGGTTGTTGCTGCATACGGAATTGAAGTTTATTTTTCCCAATACGATATACCAACTCCTGTCGTTGCCTTCGAAATATTAGATAAAAATGCAGACGGAGGAATTAATATTACAGCGTCTCATAACGATTACATGTATAATGGCCTTAAATTTTCGAATAAAACAGGTGGACCTGCTCTTCCAGAAGAAACAAAGAGAATCGAGGAAATAACCAACCAAATAAAAGAAAATAAAGAAAAAATTCAGATAACTAACTTTGATGAGGCAGTTTCGAAAGGTTTAATTCACATTTTTGATAAAACAAACTACTTTGATAACTTACGAAAAATGGTCGACTTTGAAAAAATTAGAGAAAAACGTCTTAGAGTTGTTTATGAACCATTTTTCGGAACAGGAAGAAGATTTCTTCCGCCATTGATTCAAGATATTACTGATTTTGAAATGATTCACGGAGTGCGTGATCCACTTTTTGGAAAACTCCATCCAGAACCGATAGAAGAAAACCTTAAACCTTTGCAAGAAGCCGTTCTTAAAAAACAAGCAAATATTGGAATCTCTACAGATGGCGATGCAGACCGTTTCGGCTTTATAGATTCAGACGGTAGCTTCGTTCCCCCAAATATTATCCTATCAATTATTTACCATTACCTTCTTGATGTAAGAAAACTTAAAGGGAATGTTGTTAGAACAATTTCAACGACAACACTACTTGATAGAATCGCCCATGCACATGGTTTTGAAGCAATTGTTACACCTGTTGGTTTTAAGTACATAGGAGAAGCACTTTTTGAGAAAAAAGCAATTTTTGGAGGAGAAGAAAGTGGTGGTGCTTCGTTACAGGGATGGCTTCAAGAAAAAGACGGTATATTAATTGACACTCTTGTGCTCGAAATAATCTCTCACTACGGGAAAAGCCTTAGGCAATTAATGAACAATTTGTTCGAAAGATACGGCACGGTACATAATAAAAGGATAGACTTCTCATTTTCTAAAGAATTACAGTCTAAGTTAATGGGTCTCCTCAAAGAGTACATCATTCAAAACAAAGAGCTACTTGCTGTAACTAATATCAATGAACTTGATGGTTTGCAAATTACCCTCGAAGATCAAAGCACGATTCTTTTTAGACTCTCTGGAACAGAGCCAAAAATGAGAATTTATCTCGAAGCATATTCAGAAGAAAAACTAAATAAATTATCGCATTTTGCGATTCAAATTCTTAACAAGGCAGGTGGATTAAGTGAAAATTGATTATTCGAATATATTGAGTGAAAATATAGGCATTCGTGGGATACAAAAAGCTGAAATTTTAAAAGAAGAAGATTTACTTAAAACCGTTAAAAATAGAATACTGTCACGAATTAATGATGACTACTATCCCCTAAATCTTCCAGATGCAATGCTCAATGAGGTTCGTGAAATTAAAGACTACGCTTCAAATATAAAAGAAAGATTCGACAATCTTGTAGTAATTGGAATGGGTGGCTCAATTCTCGGTAATGAACTTCTTCATTATTCAATTAACGGTGTATATTCAAATTTAGAAAAATCTAAGAAAATCTATTTCATCGATAATATTGATCCAGAGACAAATATTACACTTCTTAGAAGTCTTGACCTTAAGAAAACGTTTTTCAATATCATAACAAAATCTGGGTCAACAAGTGAGACATTGTTAAATTTACTTTTACTGATCGACCTTTTTAAGAAAGAGGGGCTCAATCCGAAAGACCATTTTCTTTTCACAACTGACCCGGAAAAAGGCTTTCTAAGGAAACTTTCAGAGGAACTTGCGATTAAGACATATCCTATTCATCCGAAAGTGGGCGGTAGATATTCTGTTTTATCGCATGTTGGCCTATTTTCTGCTGCGTTTGAGGATGTTAATATTGAAAAACTCTTACTTTCTGCAAAAAAAAGGAAAGAAAAATTTTTGTCTAAGAAACCAATTGAAGATAGTGCGATGGTTTTTGCTTTGATTCAATACAAATTTTTTAGAGAAAAGGGTGTTAACATAAACGTTTTGTTCTCATATTCTGACGGTCTTGAATATTTAGGCAAGTTTTATGAACAACTCCTTGCAGAAAGCATTGGTAAAAAGTTTACAAGAGATGGACAAGAAATTCATTCAGGTATTACACCTGTTGTCGCAAGGGGACCGTACCATCAGCATTCAACACTCCAACTTTTCATGGAAGGTCCGTATGACAAGTTAATTATTTTCGTTGCACCAAACAAATTTAGAAAAGACATAGAAATTAAGAAAAGCTTAGAACACGATGAAATTAACTTCTTAAGTGGAAAATATTATTCAGAATTACTATTAAACGAATATATTGCAACCAAGATGGCCTTAACTCAGAACGGTAGACCAAACGTTTCGATAGAAATCGAAAAAATAAACGAAGAAACCTTGGGTGAATTAATTTACTTTTTAGAACTCGAAGTGCTTGCTTTGGGAGAGATTCTAAATATAAATCCAATTGATCAACCATCTGTTGAAATTGGTAAAAAATTTACACACGCCTTGATGGGAGATAAAAATTACTCTGAATACCTTAAAACTCTTGAAAAATTAGGAAATGTTGATAAACTAATCCTTGATTAAGGAGATATAAATGAAGAGAAACACCATACTTACAGTAATTTTGCTTTTAATAGTTTCGTTTGTCGCTGGTTATTTTGTAGGGTTCAGATATCCAATAGGAGTTAGTAAAACAAGCTCTCACTTGCTTCTTACGAGAACCGCAGATTACCTTCTTTCAAATTTCTATAAACCCATTACTGAAGAAGAACTCATAAAAGGAATGGTTAACTCTTTGAATGATCCTTATACAGTTTTCATGAATCCAGAAGAAACAAAAGCACTTCAGGAAGAGGTAAAAGGAGAATATGCTGGAATTGGAGTTGTTATAAACAAAAACAAAGAATTAAATTACCCGGAAATTGTAACTGTTTTTAAAGATTCCCCTGCTGAAAAAAGTGGATTGATAAAAGGGGATATTATAGTCGAGGTAAACGGAAAATCTACATACGGCCTCACCTTAGATGAAGTTGCATCAATGGTAAAAGGTAAGGTTGGAACACAGGTAACATTAAAGATAAAAAGAAATAGCACGGAACTTACATTTAACATAATTAGAGCGACCATAAACATACCTTTAACTGAGATAAAGTATCTTGACAATGGTAGGATTGGCTATTTGAGCATTTTTATGTTTTCTGAAGGAGCAGGAAAAGATGTTGAAAAAGCATTAAACGAATTTAAAGAGAAAAATGTACGAGGAATCATTTTAGATTTAAGAGGTAATCCCGGTGGACTTTTGTCTGAATGTGAAAATGTTGCCAGTCAGTTTATTCCAAGTGGAGTTTTACTTTACACAAAAGATAGAAGCGGAAAACTAACACCAATTAATATAAGTGGTAAAAAACTTAGTATTCCAATGGTTGTTCTTGTCGATGGTGGCACTGCAAGTGCTTCAGAAATTTTAACAGGCGCGTTGAAATACTATAAAGTTGCAAAAATTATTGGCGAAAAAACATTTGGTAAAGGCGTTATACAGCAAATTTTCCCTCTTCCTCAGTCATATTCTCTTAAGATAACGGTAGAGGAGTATCTTCTTCCTGACAAATCAAGTATTAATGGAATTGGCATTAAACCAGACATTGAAGTTCAAGATGACCCAAAAACTACACAGGATGAACAATTAGATAAAGCCTTGGAACTTTTAAAACCATGATTATAGTTATATCAGGTCCATCAGGTGTTGGAAAAGGTGCGGTTAGTAAAGAACTTGTTAAACTTGATCCACGTTTTGAAATTGCAATAACTTGCACAACAAGGCATCCAAGAGAAAACGAAATTGATGGTATAGATTATTTTTTTGTAAGCGAAGAATCCTTCAGAAAAATGATAGAAGAAGGGGAATTAGCAGAGTATTCTATTGTCCATGGGAATCTTTATGGTATACCACAAAGATTCGTCGACTTAGGTTTAAATAACGAAAAGGATGTTATCTTTCAAATTGATGTACAAGGAGCAAAAAAAATTAAAAATAAATATGATGAAGCACTTTTAATATTTTTAATGCCACCAAGCATAGAAGCGCTCATCGAAAGACTTAACAAAAGAGGAACCGAAAATTTATCTGAGATAGAAAAAAGAACAAAAAGAGCCAAAGAAGAGATTGAAGAAAGATACCTGTATGACTATGTCGTTGTAAACGATATCTTGGAGAATACAGTTAAAGAGATTTACGAGATAATTTTAAAAGAGCGTAAGCTTCGCATCGGTCTTTAAACTCGCAGGAGTTACAACTTCCATTAACATTGGGTGGAAATTTCCCTTTAAATATATTCTCTGTAATTTCTGTAATTCTCTTTTTACTTTTTTCAATAAGATAAAGTCCAATATCAAAGTTAATTTTTTTCCCTTTCCTTAGATAATGAAAACTGATTTCTTTAATACTTTTCCCGTATTTATAATTGCCTGCAATTTTATAAATTACTGGTTGTAAAATTTCCTCTTCTCTGAATGAATCTGAAAGAAAGTTGTTGGTTTTATAATCAATTATTACAAAATCTTTTCCTACACTATCAACTCGGTCAAGACGTCCTCTCAACTCCAACCCCAAAAACGGAATTGAAAATTCAGATTCAACCTCAAAAGCAGGAGTAAATCCAAAAATGTTTTCTCTATAATAAGCAGTAAGCATTTCTTTGGCTTCATTTTTCGCTTTTATTTCTTCTATTTCGTTTTTATAACCAGCGCTTATCCAGTGCTTATCGAGAAGTTCAATGAGATACTTATAAGGATCTTTCTTAAGAACTTTAAAGTTTTCATTGGGACTATAGAATTTCTCAAGGACTTTGTGAATAGAATTCCCAAGGCTAAAATAAGGTTTTATCTCTGTCTCCAAATTATCAATATAAATAAACTTATATCTTAACGGACATTTTACATATGTTGCGATTTTTGAATAACTCAAGTAGAACTTTTCATTTTCCGCCATAATTCCAATACCTTCTGCTTTAAATCTTCAAAATCTCCACTATTGTCAATAATTACATTAGCACGCTTCATTTTTTCCTCAATTCTCATTTGGGAATTCACTCTTTCTAAAGCTAACTCTTTATCTATATTCTCCCTTTCAATTAATCTTTTTACTTGTAGTTCTTTAGGAGTATATACAACCCAAACTTCATCTGTAAATCTATCCCAATTTGCCTCAATAAGAATCGCAGCATCCACAACAACAACATCGACATTTTCATTTTTTGCTTTTTCTAATTCTTCCAAAAGTCTTTCAGTCATTACAGGTATCATGATGTTGTTCAATTTCTCAAGCATCTTTTTATCGCTAAAGACGATGTTTCCCAATGCACGTCTGTCAAGCTGCTTCCCATTTTGAAAAACGCTTACGCCAAAAGTTTCTCTAATTTTATCGACTACACCCTTATAGTTAGTGTTTTGAATTTCTTTTGCAATACTATCCATATCAATAATTTTTGCACCTAAGTCTCTTAATATTTTTGAAACTGAACTTTTTCCTGAGGCTATATTTCCAGTAAGCCCAATTACCTTCACGTACGTGCCTCCCCAAGGTTTCTACCATAAGAAATATCAACTTCAAGTGGCACACTCAGCTTACAAATATTTTCCATTGTATTTTTAATTAAGGGTAATTTTTCAATGAGTGCATCTCGCTTTATCTCAAACACAAGTTCATCGTGGATCTGCAGTAAAATTCTTATATCTTTTATTTTGTTTTCTATCTCGACCATTGCAAGTTTTATTATATCTGCAGCGCTTCCTTGAATAGGACTATTTATTGCAATTCTTTTTGCACTCTCTCTTATAACACCATTTTTGTCGTCGAGCCCATGTATAAACCGTCTTCTTCCAAATATCGTTCGAGTTTCTCCTTTTTCTTTTGCTAAGACAATCTCTTTTTCAATATATTCTCTTACCATTGGATAACGATTAAAATAACGCTCAATATACTCTTTAGCCTCATCCTTTGAGATACCAATCTGCTTCGAAAGGCCATAAGGAGAAATTCCGTAAATAA contains the following coding sequences:
- the galT gene encoding galactose-1-phosphate uridylyltransferase, encoding MPELRRDPTTGKWVIIATERALRPTDFKSEEEVLKGPENCPFCVGHESMTPPEITAIREDGSFPNGPGWDVRVVPNKFPALKVEGELNRHGKGIYDVMNGIGAHEVIIESGDHYKSLESLPLDQVEKVIWMFRERMLDLRKDVRLKYILVFKNKGRRAGASLEHPHCQLIATPVLPDVVKLELDMALRYYQYKERCIYCDIVQQELEEKERLIDENEKFISIVPFAAAVPFEIMILPKEHISDFGQIKANEIIKLAEILQNSLKMLEKAVPNVPYNFYIHTSPLDNLNISYYHFHIHIVPRLTQLAGFEWGSGFYINPMIPEQAAQFLRNAKEEKQA
- a CDS encoding DUF503 domain-containing protein codes for the protein MQVGICNIKFVVPDSFSLKDKRQVTQSLFKKLRNNFNVSIAEESVDSWKDVYITVVSVNTERSHLFSTLSKVVEFIKSEPRVVLEDYHIEII
- the glgA gene encoding glycogen synthase GlgA, giving the protein MNIGIVSSEAVPFSKTGGLADVAGALFKVLSSMGETVYLFTPYYKKTKELFKQFEKRIPFKVKIYGKDVEGIANVVEFYKNGIAVLIEQNEYFNRDSLYGEKGVDYPDNPLRFGFFDKAVLETLKVLNLKVDVLHLNDWQTGLISLFVKDKQLPYKTLYTIHNLAYQGNFDYDFLKLLEIDEKYYSIDGVEFYGKVSFMKAGIVYSDKISTVSPTYAKEILTEEFGERMEGILKSRKNNLIGILNGIDYEIWNPQTDTLIYKKFDLDNLQGKRENKIEFVKELGLKSIDAPLLGMVSRIASQKGLDILSESLKEILKEDANVVILGTGEKPLEEKLKALSDLYPEKFKLFLTFDEALAHKIYASSDFFLMPSKYEPCGLGQMIALRYGTLPIVHEVGGLKDTVDNYSDITQCGNGFSFEEYSSDELTSAINRALSIFKNKDLMLKLIRIGMSCNFSWEQSAMKYLEIYKELLNAN
- a CDS encoding glycoside hydrolase produces the protein MQNKLFLWLHMHQPDYLDSLTGKIILPWVRRHALNGYYSVPSMLLKSEFKANINFSGILIEQIKQYQDGEKDVYQVYEDAEPESLSESEINFIFRRFKTPYSFKNKRFDYLKEKFSKGEKLSSQEILDFQVIFKLSAFAQIDEEIIELRNKGMNFTKQDKEVLINLEKKIIHSLFDIYKELIKRNQIEITVTPYYHPIIPLLLDLNSAVKSKKDAKIPNLQSNLYEDAKIHIDKALSIGFDTFNIQINGMWPAEGSISEETVILFKNSKIKWIGSDETLVRSLGLGQGVYNYKDVTLFLRNHSVSDKIGFMYNKMKPSDAVADLKHELEKNGNLILILDGENPWEYFENYGANFMEELFKSFSGKETLLGSEAEPIKEINYFVPGSWINGHFDTWIGDEETNTAWTYLIETRKFVNNDTAKEFILKAQASDHFWWYSDFHKNEINFDFDYLFRGHLIKALLENKIDVKPYLYYPIKSFP
- a CDS encoding ABC transporter ATP-binding protein — its product is MADVKLVNVTKKFGNVVAVDNVNIDVKDGEFLVLLGPSGCGKTTTLRIVAGLEEVTSGEVYIGGKLVNDIPPKDRDIAMVFQNYALYPHMNVYRNISFGLELRRVPRDVIDKKVKEVAQMLGLENLLERKPKELSGGQRQRVALARAIVRDPKVYLMDEPLSNLDAKLRVQTRGELIKLHERLGVTTIYVTHDQVEAMTLGDRVVVMNKGKVQQIGTPKEVFDKPANKFVAGFVGTPPMNFFNVTVEKEGEDLILKGSDFKLKLLKDHAKLLESANLRRREVILGIRPKDIFPKEELLENMKPFVEHLKAPIDFVELMGSETFLHFKLNGTLAIARASANADYTMGDIVELYVDLRNIHVFDKETESAYF
- the ssnA gene encoding putative aminohydrolase SsnA, with amino-acid sequence MKVLYNGKIITLDKDRPYIENGAIAIDDGVIFDVGTTQQITSKYKDAELYDLENRYVIPGFINTHMHLYSTFARGFGFGGASPYSFKEILEQIWWKLDKLLISEEEIYYSALMPAIEGLKSGTTTIIDHHASFGLIDGSLDIVENALRDVGIRGVLAFETSDRWGKELSEQSIRENERYIKKEKDRDFFNALFGLHASFTLSDETLERVSSIANSLNVGFHIHVAEGIEDVESALKVSNKRTVERLKDFGILKKDTLAIHCININDVEIDILNETHTTVIHNPESNMNNGVGVAPILEMDRKGILIGLGTDGYTPSMIESVKVAYILPKLHYKDPRVGSDLARRMLFENNASVANRFFNKIVGVIKEGAYADLVVLDYNPPTPLNEDNFFFHLIFGIRENSVRDVFVHGRLLVKDQKLTHIDEIEVSRKSQEIAKNFWRRF